The Thermoleophilum album genome contains a region encoding:
- a CDS encoding glycosyltransferase family 4 protein, with protein MRIAINAAFLSQGGMGGLETYTRELVAALSRRRDIELVLLLSSTLADDRLARMAEVALLPLDPRRRLDWVRADQLEVPRLAHRLGVELVHSLASTGPTWGRVRRVVTVHDLAFARFPRTHFGPRALGMALLVPAAARTAARVIVPSRATRDEVVRLLRVPSERVDVVPEGLGQVPVTATSSPAEALSKSAPGERSSASTHDLPSALSARLAAAPRPVALSVSAKRPHKNLERLIRAIALIPRERRPLLVLPGYPTPYERELEQLAERTGIGDHVVFLGWLPPEQLEAVYRIAWLFVFPSLYEGFGLPVLEAMARGVPVATSDRASLPEVAGPAALYFDPLSEASIAASIERLLFDRELAAALRRAGLERARRFSWDACAEATVASYRAALAETPAT; from the coding sequence GTGCGCATCGCGATCAACGCGGCGTTCTTGTCGCAAGGCGGCATGGGCGGGCTCGAGACGTACACGCGCGAGCTTGTGGCGGCGCTGTCGCGGAGGCGCGACATCGAGCTTGTGCTGTTGCTATCCAGCACCTTGGCGGATGATCGGCTCGCGCGCATGGCCGAGGTTGCTCTGCTGCCCCTCGATCCCCGCCGACGGCTTGACTGGGTGCGCGCGGATCAGCTGGAGGTGCCGCGGCTCGCGCACCGTCTCGGCGTCGAACTCGTGCACAGCCTGGCTTCCACTGGACCTACGTGGGGTCGGGTGAGGCGGGTGGTGACGGTCCATGACCTCGCCTTCGCGCGCTTTCCGCGCACCCATTTTGGTCCGCGGGCGCTAGGAATGGCGCTGCTCGTGCCGGCTGCTGCGAGGACCGCTGCGCGCGTGATCGTGCCAAGCAGAGCGACCCGCGACGAGGTCGTACGCCTGCTGCGCGTACCAAGCGAGCGCGTCGACGTCGTGCCCGAGGGCCTCGGACAAGTTCCGGTTACCGCGACCAGCTCGCCGGCGGAAGCCCTGAGCAAGAGCGCGCCGGGAGAGCGATCCTCGGCGAGCACTCACGATCTACCCAGCGCGCTAAGCGCGCGGCTCGCTGCTGCACCGCGCCCGGTTGCGCTGTCGGTTTCGGCGAAGCGTCCTCACAAGAACCTGGAGCGCTTGATTCGCGCCATTGCGCTGATCCCTCGTGAGCGTCGGCCGCTGCTCGTGCTACCGGGCTATCCGACTCCATACGAGCGCGAGCTCGAGCAGCTCGCCGAACGAACGGGAATCGGCGACCACGTTGTGTTTCTGGGCTGGCTGCCGCCGGAGCAGCTCGAGGCCGTCTATCGGATTGCCTGGCTGTTCGTCTTCCCGTCGCTCTACGAGGGCTTCGGTCTGCCGGTACTCGAGGCGATGGCGCGCGGGGTACCGGTAGCGACGTCGGACCGCGCCAGCTTGCCCGAGGTTGCCGGCCCTGCGGCGCTCTATTTCGATCCCCTCAGCGAAGCGTCGATCGCGGCGTCGATCGAGCGCCTTCTGTTCGACCGCGAGCTAGCCGCTGCGTTGCGTCGGGCCGGCCTCGAGCGGGCTCGCCGGTTCAGCTGGGATGCGTGCGCCGAGGCGACGGTCGCGAGCTATCGGGCTGCGCTCGCCGAAACCCCGGCAACGTAG
- a CDS encoding class I SAM-dependent methyltransferase: MSVRERLRQLYEQADQENRQTILRLVLPAPGGTLLDVGCGDGSWTLEVASRTEASHVIGLDGSSPLISAASKRGIDARLSELAEEWPLPEHSVDIVHSNQVIEHLSDTDHFFREIRRVLKPGGYAIISTNNLASWHNLFFLILGWQPPAAHVSDEVIVGNPINFDQGVTCGEGSYPLHRRLFTHRALAELAGHHGLTLDAARGAGYYPLPARAARVAARLDPTHAAYLAHRYVAGVSASAAR, encoded by the coding sequence GTGAGCGTCAGAGAACGCCTGCGCCAGCTCTACGAACAGGCCGACCAGGAGAACCGGCAAACGATCCTTCGCCTCGTACTACCGGCACCGGGCGGCACACTCCTCGATGTCGGTTGTGGCGATGGCAGCTGGACCCTCGAAGTTGCCAGCCGCACCGAGGCAAGCCATGTGATTGGTCTCGATGGGTCGTCACCGCTCATCTCCGCGGCGAGTAAACGCGGGATCGACGCACGACTAAGCGAACTCGCTGAGGAGTGGCCGCTTCCCGAGCACTCGGTTGACATCGTGCACTCCAACCAGGTAATCGAACACCTTTCCGACACCGACCACTTCTTCCGTGAAATACGGCGTGTACTGAAGCCCGGCGGGTACGCGATCATCTCGACTAACAACCTTGCGAGCTGGCACAACCTCTTCTTCCTAATACTGGGCTGGCAGCCACCAGCGGCCCACGTATCCGACGAGGTGATCGTCGGCAACCCAATCAACTTCGACCAAGGCGTCACCTGCGGGGAGGGCTCGTACCCGCTTCACCGCAGGCTCTTCACGCACCGCGCACTTGCGGAACTAGCAGGTCATCACGGCCTCACCCTCGATGCTGCAAGAGGAGCTGGTTACTACCCGCTGCCGGCGCGCGCGGCGCGAGTCGCGGCGCGACTCGACCCCACGCACGCTGCGTACCTCGCTCATCGCTACGTTGCCGGGGTTTCGGCGAGCGCAGCCCGATAG
- a CDS encoding glycosyltransferase family 4 protein — protein MRVCIIYDCLFPHTVGGAERWYRNVAERLAAAGHEVTYLTRRQWPRGADPGVPGVRVVAVAPGWGLYTRDGRRRIMPPLAFGIGVLRHLLRHGHRYDVVHTASFPYFSVLAAALARALHRYELVVDWHEVWSRSYWREYLGPLGPVGAWVQRRCARVRQQAFCFSRLHAERLRSEGLRGEPTVLRGEYAGSATPRAPEPAEPYLLFAGRYIPEKQVPLLVQAYAQAVQRAPELRLELLGDGPKRPQVEQLVRRLGLEDKVAIRGFVPPEEVERRIARALCLVLPSRREGYGMVVVEAAARGVPSIVVAGPDNAAVELIEGGENGYVCPEPNAAALAAAILKIRDAGADLRARTARWYQRNREELSLERSLATLLAFYGRDVARPPHNPPSATQKRLAQTSDR, from the coding sequence GTGCGCGTCTGCATCATCTACGACTGCCTGTTCCCGCACACCGTTGGTGGCGCCGAGCGCTGGTACCGCAACGTTGCCGAGCGGCTCGCCGCGGCGGGGCACGAGGTCACCTACCTGACGCGTCGCCAGTGGCCGCGCGGCGCCGATCCCGGGGTACCCGGGGTGCGCGTGGTCGCGGTGGCGCCCGGGTGGGGGCTCTACACACGGGACGGCAGGCGGCGCATCATGCCGCCCCTCGCATTTGGCATCGGCGTGCTCCGACACCTCCTGCGCCACGGGCACCGCTACGACGTCGTCCACACAGCCTCGTTTCCCTACTTCTCCGTGCTCGCGGCAGCGCTCGCGCGCGCCCTCCACCGCTACGAGCTGGTAGTCGACTGGCACGAGGTCTGGTCACGCTCGTACTGGCGCGAGTACCTGGGACCCCTTGGCCCCGTCGGCGCATGGGTGCAGCGGCGCTGCGCGCGCGTACGCCAGCAGGCGTTCTGCTTCTCCCGCCTCCACGCCGAACGCTTACGAAGCGAAGGACTACGCGGCGAGCCGACCGTCTTGCGCGGGGAGTACGCGGGAAGCGCCACTCCGCGCGCGCCCGAACCAGCCGAACCGTATCTGTTGTTCGCCGGCCGCTACATCCCCGAGAAGCAAGTGCCGCTGCTCGTCCAGGCATACGCGCAGGCAGTGCAACGAGCGCCCGAGCTGCGCCTCGAGCTGCTCGGCGACGGACCCAAGCGCCCACAAGTCGAACAGCTCGTTCGCCGACTTGGTCTCGAGGACAAGGTCGCTATCCGCGGCTTCGTGCCGCCCGAAGAGGTCGAAAGGCGGATCGCCCGCGCGCTCTGCCTCGTCCTCCCCTCGCGGCGCGAGGGCTACGGCATGGTCGTCGTCGAGGCGGCCGCCCGCGGCGTGCCCAGCATCGTCGTTGCGGGGCCAGACAACGCGGCGGTCGAGTTGATCGAAGGGGGCGAAAACGGCTATGTGTGTCCTGAGCCGAACGCCGCTGCCCTCGCCGCAGCGATCCTCAAGATCCGCGACGCCGGCGCGGATCTGCGCGCACGGACGGCGCGCTGGTACCAACGCAACCGCGAGGAACTCTCGCTGGAGCGGTCGCTGGCGACACTTCTCGCCTTCTACGGACGCGATGTTGCGCGACCTCCGCACAACCCGCCCTCCGCAACTCAGAAACGCCTCGCGCAGACCTCCGACCGCTGA